A region from the Methanolacinia paynteri genome encodes:
- a CDS encoding NAD(P)-dependent glycerol-1-phosphate dehydrogenase: protein MSADSIKVLKNPQFDKSKWLQMPRDIIIGHDAVEQLPDVCRDLHIGRSALIISGEHTMKAAGARVLDLVGENGCTTEVFMSESISIDSINEAQEAAKSHDYIIGVGGGRVIDLAKVVSYNLDQHFISVPTAASHDGIASSRASVSTEKGAVSVDAQPPSAIIADTGIIAKAPFRLMASGCADIISNRTAILDWEISHRLRGEAISEYAAALSAMTADILVKNAGLIKPGSEEAAWIVTKALVSSGVAMSIAGSSRPASGGEHKFSHALDILAPGKGLHGEQCGIGSIMTMYLHGGDWRGLRSSLKAIGAPVTPAKIGIDDETAVEALLMAKKIRPERFTILDAGMGRECAEKLVAMLYKE, encoded by the coding sequence ATGAGCGCAGATAGTATAAAAGTACTCAAAAACCCTCAATTCGACAAATCGAAATGGCTCCAGATGCCAAGAGATATTATCATCGGGCATGATGCGGTCGAGCAGCTCCCCGATGTCTGCAGGGATTTGCATATCGGCAGGTCTGCGCTGATAATATCCGGCGAACATACGATGAAGGCGGCAGGCGCCAGGGTTCTCGATCTCGTAGGTGAGAACGGCTGCACTACCGAAGTTTTCATGTCGGAATCAATATCTATCGATTCGATAAATGAAGCCCAGGAGGCCGCAAAGAGCCATGATTATATTATAGGCGTCGGCGGCGGAAGGGTTATCGATCTTGCGAAAGTTGTTTCATACAATCTCGATCAGCACTTCATCAGTGTGCCCACCGCCGCATCGCATGACGGCATAGCATCGTCGAGAGCTTCGGTCTCGACGGAGAAGGGAGCGGTCTCGGTCGATGCGCAGCCCCCTTCCGCAATTATCGCCGACACCGGGATTATTGCAAAGGCTCCTTTCAGGCTTATGGCATCCGGCTGTGCAGATATAATCTCCAACAGGACCGCGATACTCGACTGGGAAATATCCCACAGGCTTCGCGGGGAGGCGATCAGCGAATATGCGGCTGCTCTCTCGGCGATGACCGCAGACATACTCGTAAAGAATGCAGGCCTAATCAAGCCCGGATCGGAAGAGGCGGCTTGGATCGTAACAAAAGCCCTGGTCTCATCCGGAGTGGCGATGAGCATCGCGGGATCTTCACGCCCTGCAAGCGGAGGAGAGCACAAATTCAGTCATGCACTGGACATTCTCGCTCCAGGCAAAGGTCTTCACGGCGAGCAGTGCGGAATCGGTTCGATAATGACGATGTACCTGCACGGGGGGGACTGGCGTGGCCTCAGGAGTTCGCTTAAGGCGATAGGAGCACCGGTGACCCCGGCAAAGATCGGCATCGACGACGAGACTGCGGTTGAAGCCCTTCTGATGGCAAAAAAGATCAGGCCGGAGAGATTTACGATTCTCGATGCTGGAATGGGGCGTGAATGTGCGGAAAAACTTGTAGCAATGCTTTACAAGGAGTAA
- a CDS encoding UPF0179 family protein encodes MSVDEVKITLVGSDLAEEGLEFVYRGELEDCEGCRMHKVCNNLTPRKSYRITGIRNSNILPCNVHHNGVCAVEVVDSPVMVLIDAKKAILNSEITMDFICPEIGCDNYEKCFPEGIVESGKYLVTRIVDSKKVSCERGKSLKCVELIPK; translated from the coding sequence GTGAGCGTAGATGAAGTAAAAATAACCCTTGTCGGGAGCGACCTTGCGGAAGAGGGCCTTGAATTCGTTTACCGCGGGGAGCTTGAGGACTGTGAAGGGTGCAGGATGCATAAGGTATGCAACAATCTTACCCCGAGAAAGAGCTACAGGATTACCGGAATCAGGAACTCCAATATCCTGCCATGCAATGTTCATCATAACGGGGTCTGTGCCGTGGAGGTAGTCGACTCGCCTGTCATGGTCCTGATCGATGCTAAGAAGGCAATCCTGAACTCCGAGATTACGATGGATTTCATCTGCCCCGAGATCGGTTGTGACAATTATGAAAAGTGCTTTCCCGAAGGTATTGTCGAGAGCGGGAAATATCTTGTAACGAGGATCGTCGATTCGAAAAAAGTTTCCTGTGAAAGAGGAAAAAGCCTGAAGTGTGTAGAGCTTATCCCGAAATGA
- a CDS encoding tRNA uridine(34) 5-carboxymethylaminomethyl modification radical SAM/GNAT enzyme Elp3 — MLRGLVLKRLLLNTKQSKDSIFFLREIISLIKSEAKDQSDIQKIKASVCRKYSLERMPKNSEIFAAAVDDEEREILRAYLQVKPARTISGVAPVAVMTSPHKCPHGKCLPCPGGPEHPFGSPQSYTGEEPAALRARQHEYDPYTQVQARLRQFEELGHHVDKAELIVMGGTITARDSEYRNWFMRSCIRAMNEYGGEDRGDIFGFEELCEENETARVRCIAATFETRPDWCMKEHIDDMLALGVTKVELGVQQIENRILEYNRRGHGVEATEEANRLLRDAGLKVGFHVMPNLPSATIEDDKKMFDLLFTDERFCPDFLKIYPTLVTPGSEIEELWRSGQYDVYDEDDLIDLVAYGKSKLPQYVRLQRVQRDIPAKLILRGSHFSNFRQLAKERLESTGGRCKCIRCSEAGRNEISEPPEIDTIRYRCCGGDEFFIRYVSGESLIGFIRLRFPADPWREEILDSALVRELHVYGAVVPIAEKAGPNEWQHRNFGDRLLKEAERVAGEAGYGSVGIMSGIGVRPYYRKKGYNRSGPYMVKEL; from the coding sequence ATGCTCCGGGGACTGGTACTGAAGAGGTTGCTGTTGAACACTAAACAATCCAAAGATTCAATTTTTTTTTTAAGGGAGATAATCTCCCTGATTAAATCCGAAGCAAAAGATCAGTCTGATATCCAGAAGATCAAGGCATCGGTCTGCAGAAAATATTCTCTTGAGCGGATGCCGAAGAATTCGGAGATATTCGCGGCAGCGGTGGATGATGAGGAAAGGGAAATTCTCCGTGCGTATCTCCAGGTGAAGCCGGCAAGGACGATCTCCGGGGTGGCCCCGGTGGCTGTCATGACTTCTCCACACAAGTGCCCGCATGGCAAATGCCTTCCCTGCCCCGGAGGACCGGAGCACCCGTTCGGCTCTCCCCAGAGTTATACCGGAGAAGAGCCGGCGGCCCTTCGTGCGAGGCAGCACGAATACGATCCTTACACCCAGGTGCAGGCGAGACTGAGGCAGTTCGAGGAGCTCGGACATCACGTTGACAAGGCGGAGCTCATAGTCATGGGCGGAACCATAACCGCCAGGGACTCCGAGTACAGGAACTGGTTCATGAGATCGTGTATCCGTGCGATGAACGAATACGGCGGGGAGGATCGCGGCGATATCTTCGGCTTCGAAGAACTTTGCGAAGAGAACGAGACCGCCAGGGTCAGGTGCATTGCGGCGACCTTCGAGACAAGGCCCGACTGGTGCATGAAGGAGCATATCGACGATATGCTCGCCCTCGGGGTTACGAAGGTCGAGCTCGGCGTCCAGCAGATCGAAAACAGGATCCTCGAATACAACCGCAGGGGTCACGGTGTCGAGGCGACTGAGGAGGCGAACCGTCTACTGAGGGATGCGGGCCTCAAGGTCGGATTTCACGTGATGCCCAACCTTCCTTCGGCAACTATAGAAGACGACAAGAAGATGTTCGATCTCCTGTTTACAGACGAGAGGTTCTGCCCGGATTTTTTGAAGATCTATCCCACTCTTGTAACGCCTGGCTCGGAGATCGAGGAGCTGTGGCGATCCGGACAATACGATGTCTACGACGAGGACGATCTCATCGATCTCGTGGCATACGGTAAATCGAAGCTCCCGCAATACGTCCGTCTCCAGAGAGTCCAGAGGGATATTCCTGCAAAACTGATACTGCGGGGATCGCATTTCAGCAACTTCCGCCAGCTTGCAAAAGAGAGGCTTGAAAGCACGGGTGGACGGTGCAAGTGCATAAGATGCAGCGAGGCGGGACGAAATGAGATCAGCGAACCGCCGGAGATCGATACGATCAGGTACAGGTGCTGCGGCGGCGACGAGTTCTTCATCCGCTATGTTTCGGGAGAATCTCTCATCGGTTTTATCCGCCTGAGATTCCCCGCCGATCCGTGGAGAGAGGAGATTCTCGATTCGGCCCTCGTCCGTGAGCTCCATGTATACGGAGCCGTCGTACCTATTGCGGAAAAGGCGGGCCCGAACGAATGGCAGCACAGGAATTTCGGGGACCGTCTCTTAAAGGAGGCCGAGAGAGTCGCAGGAGAAGCCGGATACGGAAGTGTCGGTATAATGAGCGGTATCGGTGTACGGCCTTATTACAGGAAAAAAGGATACAATAGAAGCGGCCCATATATGGTTAAGGAATTATAA
- the priS gene encoding DNA primase catalytic subunit PriS — protein MDAATFEYLKRRFEEYYKTATFMFPPATEQREWGFIFFEPDGEVRMRRHIGFGSKSEVEAYMRSMVPRHAYHSTAYYHLPSASTMQEKVWSGADLVFDLDADHIMRGAYDVMLDRVKEEVFKLLDMLTGELGFLNRDISIVFSGGRGYHIHIRNLETRQWGSPERRELVDYVCGIGIDPGFMLSGHRDTGWSARYRSAVLEYFDDLQNADRKDAVKTIGAIKGVGDPSAESFVDSLKDTSKRIRSGKKDVPVFGTLGKVLEQEEGPLVEKIRERAALTDEPVTTDIKRLIRMPGSLHGGSGFRVVPLTVKELEGFDPLVDAVVFGESPVKVDMGFSLAMPVLGNTYSLEKGINTVPEALAVFLCARGAGRYAGSGR, from the coding sequence ATGGATGCCGCAACCTTCGAATACCTGAAAAGGCGTTTTGAGGAATATTACAAAACCGCCACTTTTATGTTTCCTCCTGCAACCGAGCAACGCGAATGGGGTTTCATATTCTTCGAGCCCGACGGCGAGGTAAGGATGAGGAGGCATATCGGTTTCGGCTCGAAGAGCGAGGTTGAGGCATATATGCGTTCGATGGTGCCCAGGCACGCCTATCATTCCACGGCATATTACCATCTTCCTTCCGCATCCACCATGCAGGAGAAGGTCTGGTCCGGTGCCGACCTAGTATTCGATCTCGACGCCGATCATATCATGAGGGGGGCCTACGACGTGATGCTCGACCGCGTAAAGGAAGAAGTCTTCAAACTGCTGGATATGCTGACCGGCGAACTCGGCTTCCTGAACAGGGACATAAGCATCGTATTCTCGGGCGGAAGGGGGTATCACATCCATATCAGGAATCTTGAGACAAGGCAGTGGGGCAGTCCGGAGAGACGCGAGCTTGTCGATTATGTCTGCGGAATAGGAATCGATCCCGGTTTTATGCTGTCCGGACACCGCGACACAGGATGGTCTGCGAGATACCGGTCCGCAGTTCTCGAATACTTCGACGATCTCCAGAATGCAGATCGCAAAGACGCCGTCAAAACCATAGGCGCCATAAAAGGAGTAGGCGATCCGTCGGCTGAGTCTTTTGTCGATTCCTTAAAGGATACTTCGAAGAGGATCAGGAGCGGGAAGAAGGATGTTCCCGTTTTCGGCACTCTCGGGAAGGTCCTGGAGCAGGAGGAAGGCCCTCTTGTCGAAAAGATCCGCGAGAGAGCCGCCCTGACGGACGAACCGGTGACCACCGACATAAAAAGGCTGATCCGTATGCCCGGTTCTCTCCACGGTGGCAGCGGCTTTCGGGTGGTGCCGCTCACGGTTAAGGAGCTCGAAGGGTTCGATCCGCTTGTAGACGCCGTTGTGTTCGGCGAATCCCCGGTAAAGGTCGATATGGGTTTCAGCCTTGCGATGCCTGTTCTCGGAAACACATATTCACTAGAAAAAGGGATAAATACTGTACCTGAAGCTCTTGCAGTCTTCCTGTGCGCAAGAGGTGCGGGAAGATATGCGGGCAGCGGGAGATAG
- a CDS encoding UPF0058 family protein, producing the protein MQKEELLHLHMLLVHVKKYYESVRNEDVLTTHYDELNISPVHIHKNKVCHKEAILTLGKELVGYLQNEQIQNVGYAPGTGTEEVAVEH; encoded by the coding sequence GTGCAGAAAGAGGAATTATTACATCTACACATGCTTTTGGTGCATGTAAAAAAGTACTATGAATCGGTTAGAAACGAAGACGTACTTACAACTCATTATGACGAATTAAACATTTCTCCGGTTCACATTCACAAGAATAAAGTCTGCCACAAAGAGGCAATTCTGACTCTTGGAAAAGAACTCGTGGGATATCTTCAGAACGAGCAGATCCAGAACGTGGGATATGCTCCGGGGACTGGTACTGAAGAGGTTGCTGTTGAACACTAA